The following proteins come from a genomic window of Notamacropus eugenii isolate mMacEug1 chromosome X, mMacEug1.pri_v2, whole genome shotgun sequence:
- the NUDT16 gene encoding U8 snoRNA-decapping enzyme isoform X1 — protein sequence MAGVRRISLSEALDLGPSWRHACHALLYAPDPGRLFGSIPLRYAVLMQMRFDGRLGFPGGFVDPQDGSLEAGLNRELLEELGEGATAFSLGPGDYRSSHATATPPPRVVAHFYTKQLTLDQVLALETGAPRAKDHGLEVMGLVRVPLYTLRDGVGGLPAFLENSFIGAARDQLMEALQGLGLLETGQLPPARH from the exons ATGGCTGGGGTACGGCGGATCAGCCTGTCCGAGGCGTTGGACCTGGGGCCCAGTTGGCGCCACGCGTGCCACGCGCTACTCTACGCGCCGGACCCTGGCCGCCTGTTCGGCAGCATCCCGCTGAGATACGCGGTGCTG ATGCAGATGCGCTTTGACGGGCGGCTCGGCTTTCCGGGCGGCTTCGTGGACCCCCAGGACGGCAGCCTGGAGGCGGGTCTGAATCGGGAGCTGCTGGAGGAGCTGGGCGAGGGGGCGACTGCCTTTAGCCTGGGTCCGGGAGACTATCGGAGCTCCCACGCCACGGCCACTCCCCCGCCTCGCGTCGTGGCCCACTTCTACACCAAGCAGCTGACGCTGGACCAAGTACTGGCTCTGGAAACAGGGGCCCCTCGTGCCAAGGACCACGGGCTGGAG GTGATGGGGCTTGTGCGAGTGCCTCTGTACACGCTTCGGGATGGGGTCGGaggcctccctgccttcctggaGAACTCCTTCATTGGCGCTGCTCGAGACCAGCTGATGGAAGCCCTCCAAGGCCTGGGGCTCCTGGAGACTGGGCAGCTGCCCCCTGCTCGCCACTAG
- the NAA10 gene encoding N-alpha-acetyltransferase 10 isoform X2 produces MNIRNARPEDLMNMQHCNLLCLPENYQMKYYFYHGLSWPQLSYIAEDENGKIVGYVLAKMEEDPDDVPHGHITSLAVKRSHRRLGLAQKLMDQASRAMIENFNAKYVSLHVRKRISEVEPKYYADGEDAYAMKRDLTQMAEELRKQLEVKEKGKHLVLASLENKMDPKANHVGDCCREEKGLGSTAEDSSGGDSKDLSEVSETTESTDIKDSSEASDSAF; encoded by the exons ATGAACATTCGCAACGCACGG CCAGAAGACCTGATGAATATGCAGCATTGTAACCTGCTGTGCCTTCCAGAAAACTATCAGATGAAATACTATTTCTACCATGGTCTATCATGGCCTCAG CTTTCTTACATTGCTGAGGATGAGAATGGCAAGATTGTGGGTTATGTCCTGGCCAAGAT GGAAGAAGATCCTGATGATGTTCCTCATGGACATATCACATCCTTG GCTGTAAAACGTTCCCACCGCCGGCTAGGTCTGGCACAGAAGCTTATGGACCAGGCCTCAAGAGCCATGATCGAAAACTTCAATGCAAAATATGTCTCCCTGCATGTCAGGAAAAG GATTAGTGAGGTGGAGCCCAAGTACTATGCGGATGGGGAGGATGCCTATGCTATGAAGCGTGATCTGACTCAGATGGCTGAAGAG CTGAGGAAGCAACTGGAGGTGAAGGAGAAAGGCAAACATCTGGTGCTGGCCTCCCTGGAGAACAAGATGGACCCCAAAGCCAACCACGTGGGGGACTGCTGCCGTGAGGAGAAGGGTCTAGGCTCCACAGCCGAGGACAGCAGCGGCGGTGACAGCAAAGACCTTAGTGAGGTCAGCGAGACCACAGAGAGCACTGACATCAAGGACAGCTCCGAGGCCTCTGACTCAGCCTTTTAG
- the NAA10 gene encoding N-alpha-acetyltransferase 10 isoform X3 — protein sequence MNIRNARPEDLMNMQHCNLLCLPENYQMKYYFYHGLSWPQLSYIAEDENGKIVGYVLAKMEEDPDDVPHGHITSLAVKRSHRRLGLAQKLMDQASRAMIENFNAKYVSLHVRKSNRAALHLYSNTLNFQISEVEPKYYADGEDAYAMKRDLTQMAEEMRKLRSREVKGRA from the exons ATGAACATTCGCAACGCACGG CCAGAAGACCTGATGAATATGCAGCATTGTAACCTGCTGTGCCTTCCAGAAAACTATCAGATGAAATACTATTTCTACCATGGTCTATCATGGCCTCAG CTTTCTTACATTGCTGAGGATGAGAATGGCAAGATTGTGGGTTATGTCCTGGCCAAGAT GGAAGAAGATCCTGATGATGTTCCTCATGGACATATCACATCCTTG GCTGTAAAACGTTCCCACCGCCGGCTAGGTCTGGCACAGAAGCTTATGGACCAGGCCTCAAGAGCCATGATCGAAAACTTCAATGCAAAATATGTCTCCCTGCATGTCAGGAAAAG TAACCGCGCAGCTCTGCATCTGTATTCCAACACTCTTAACTTTCA GATTAGTGAGGTGGAGCCCAAGTACTATGCGGATGGGGAGGATGCCTATGCTATGAAGCGTGATCTGACTCAGATGGCTGAAGAG atgaggaaactgaggtccagagaggtgaaaGGACGTGCCTAA
- the NUDT16 gene encoding U8 snoRNA-decapping enzyme isoform X2, whose translation MAGVRRISLSEALDLGPSWRHACHALLYAPDPGRLFGSIPLRYAVLMRFDGRLGFPGGFVDPQDGSLEAGLNRELLEELGEGATAFSLGPGDYRSSHATATPPPRVVAHFYTKQLTLDQVLALETGAPRAKDHGLEVMGLVRVPLYTLRDGVGGLPAFLENSFIGAARDQLMEALQGLGLLETGQLPPARH comes from the exons ATGGCTGGGGTACGGCGGATCAGCCTGTCCGAGGCGTTGGACCTGGGGCCCAGTTGGCGCCACGCGTGCCACGCGCTACTCTACGCGCCGGACCCTGGCCGCCTGTTCGGCAGCATCCCGCTGAGATACGCGGTGCTG ATGCGCTTTGACGGGCGGCTCGGCTTTCCGGGCGGCTTCGTGGACCCCCAGGACGGCAGCCTGGAGGCGGGTCTGAATCGGGAGCTGCTGGAGGAGCTGGGCGAGGGGGCGACTGCCTTTAGCCTGGGTCCGGGAGACTATCGGAGCTCCCACGCCACGGCCACTCCCCCGCCTCGCGTCGTGGCCCACTTCTACACCAAGCAGCTGACGCTGGACCAAGTACTGGCTCTGGAAACAGGGGCCCCTCGTGCCAAGGACCACGGGCTGGAG GTGATGGGGCTTGTGCGAGTGCCTCTGTACACGCTTCGGGATGGGGTCGGaggcctccctgccttcctggaGAACTCCTTCATTGGCGCTGCTCGAGACCAGCTGATGGAAGCCCTCCAAGGCCTGGGGCTCCTGGAGACTGGGCAGCTGCCCCCTGCTCGCCACTAG
- the NAA10 gene encoding N-alpha-acetyltransferase 10 isoform X1 gives MNIRNARPEDLMNMQHCNLLCLPENYQMKYYFYHGLSWPQLSYIAEDENGKIVGYVLAKMEEDPDDVPHGHITSLAVKRSHRRLGLAQKLMDQASRAMIENFNAKYVSLHVRKSNRAALHLYSNTLNFQISEVEPKYYADGEDAYAMKRDLTQMAEELRKQLEVKEKGKHLVLASLENKMDPKANHVGDCCREEKGLGSTAEDSSGGDSKDLSEVSETTESTDIKDSSEASDSAF, from the exons ATGAACATTCGCAACGCACGG CCAGAAGACCTGATGAATATGCAGCATTGTAACCTGCTGTGCCTTCCAGAAAACTATCAGATGAAATACTATTTCTACCATGGTCTATCATGGCCTCAG CTTTCTTACATTGCTGAGGATGAGAATGGCAAGATTGTGGGTTATGTCCTGGCCAAGAT GGAAGAAGATCCTGATGATGTTCCTCATGGACATATCACATCCTTG GCTGTAAAACGTTCCCACCGCCGGCTAGGTCTGGCACAGAAGCTTATGGACCAGGCCTCAAGAGCCATGATCGAAAACTTCAATGCAAAATATGTCTCCCTGCATGTCAGGAAAAG TAACCGCGCAGCTCTGCATCTGTATTCCAACACTCTTAACTTTCA GATTAGTGAGGTGGAGCCCAAGTACTATGCGGATGGGGAGGATGCCTATGCTATGAAGCGTGATCTGACTCAGATGGCTGAAGAG CTGAGGAAGCAACTGGAGGTGAAGGAGAAAGGCAAACATCTGGTGCTGGCCTCCCTGGAGAACAAGATGGACCCCAAAGCCAACCACGTGGGGGACTGCTGCCGTGAGGAGAAGGGTCTAGGCTCCACAGCCGAGGACAGCAGCGGCGGTGACAGCAAAGACCTTAGTGAGGTCAGCGAGACCACAGAGAGCACTGACATCAAGGACAGCTCCGAGGCCTCTGACTCAGCCTTTTAG